One Lentimicrobiaceae bacterium genomic region harbors:
- the pyrF gene encoding orotidine-5'-phosphate decarboxylase — MNREELFSLIKSKRSYLCVGLDSDISKMPSCMLRYDDPVFEFNKQIIDATLPYAVAYKPNLAFYESRGIKGLQSLEKTIKYLNSFKNEVFTIADAKRGDIGNTSKQYAISVFDEESSGFNFDAVTVAPYMGEDSVSPFLSFKDKWVIVLALTSNAGSADFQLVNTQEQEPFYKLVIDRAKNWGNSNNMMFVVGATKAEFLKEIRKIVPDHFLLVPGVGAQGGSLTEVARNGLNSYCGLLVNASRSIIFASNFDDFAQKAAAEAKKMQSEMETTLKEHKII, encoded by the coding sequence ATGAATAGAGAAGAATTATTTTCACTGATAAAATCAAAGAGGTCGTACTTGTGTGTGGGCTTAGATAGCGATATTTCCAAAATGCCTTCCTGCATGTTACGGTACGATGATCCTGTATTTGAATTTAACAAACAAATTATAGATGCTACATTACCTTATGCGGTTGCATACAAGCCCAATTTGGCTTTTTACGAAAGCAGGGGAATAAAAGGATTGCAAAGTTTAGAAAAAACGATAAAATACTTGAACTCGTTTAAAAATGAAGTCTTTACCATTGCCGATGCCAAACGCGGCGACATTGGAAATACTTCAAAACAGTACGCAATTTCCGTATTTGATGAAGAAAGTTCGGGTTTTAACTTTGATGCTGTTACGGTTGCTCCGTACATGGGCGAAGATTCGGTTTCGCCGTTTTTATCGTTTAAAGATAAGTGGGTTATTGTATTGGCTCTGACTTCAAATGCCGGCTCAGCCGATTTTCAGCTTGTAAATACTCAGGAGCAAGAACCTTTTTACAAATTGGTGATTGATAGAGCCAAAAATTGGGGTAACAGCAACAATATGATGTTTGTTGTCGGTGCTACCAAAGCTGAGTTTTTGAAAGAAATCAGAAAAATTGTCCCCGACCACTTTTTGCTTGTCCCCGGTGTTGGCGCACAAGGCGGTAGTTTGACAGAAGTTGCTCGCAACGGACTAAACTCTTATTGCGGCTTGTTAGTAAACGCATCAAGGAGCATTATTTTTGCATCAAACTTCGACGATTTTGCACAGAAAGCTGCAGCCGAAGCAAAGAAAATGCAATCGGAGATGGAAACCACTTTGA
- a CDS encoding HD domain-containing protein: MVDILDLTDSDLHEVLHAISEVAEMQNTDAYVIGGFVRDIFLNRKSKDIDFVTTGDGILLAESVAKQLKVSEVHIFKNYGTAMFKYNGYQCEFVGARKESYRKHTRNPKVEKGTLRDDQLRRDFTINAMAISIKKSSFGSFVDPFGGIADLAKKLIVTPTNPDITFSDDPLRMLRAIRFSCTLDFSIEENTFNAIKRNADRVKILSKERITEELNKIIMSEVPSKGFLKLDETGILEIIFPEFVNLKGVEYVGSMGHKDNFLHTLEVLDNISLNTDNLWLRWAAILHDIAKPVTKKYDKNLGWTFHGHEFKGMKMVPKIFSNLKLPMNEKMKYVQKMVLLHLRPIILADDCVTDSAVRRLLFDAGDDIDDLMLLCQADVTSKNPAKVKRYLNNFEIVKQKLIEIEEKDKLRNWQPPISGDVIMKVFQLPPCKKVGDIKTEIREAILEGEIGNNYEEAYHKMIEIAEKMGLKEVDLSCRPGVVNGEW, translated from the coding sequence ATTGTTGACATATTAGATTTAACAGATAGCGATTTGCACGAAGTGCTGCACGCTATTTCGGAAGTTGCAGAGATGCAAAACACCGATGCATACGTTATTGGCGGTTTTGTTAGAGATATTTTTCTTAACAGAAAAAGTAAGGATATCGATTTTGTAACAACCGGCGATGGTATTTTGCTTGCCGAATCTGTTGCCAAACAGTTGAAAGTTAGTGAAGTACATATCTTCAAAAACTACGGCACGGCTATGTTTAAGTACAATGGCTATCAATGCGAGTTTGTGGGAGCTAGAAAAGAGTCGTATAGGAAACATACACGAAATCCGAAGGTTGAAAAAGGAACGCTAAGAGACGACCAATTGCGTAGAGATTTTACAATCAACGCCATGGCTATCAGTATTAAAAAAAGTAGCTTTGGCAGTTTTGTCGATCCGTTTGGCGGCATAGCCGATTTGGCTAAAAAACTAATAGTTACGCCTACAAATCCTGATATTACTTTTTCCGATGACCCATTGCGTATGCTAAGAGCAATAAGGTTTTCGTGCACTCTCGATTTTTCAATCGAAGAAAACACTTTTAATGCAATTAAAAGAAACGCCGATAGAGTTAAAATTTTGTCGAAAGAGAGAATTACCGAAGAGTTGAACAAAATCATAATGTCGGAAGTGCCATCGAAAGGCTTTTTAAAACTTGATGAAACAGGAATATTGGAGATTATCTTTCCCGAATTTGTCAACTTAAAAGGTGTTGAGTATGTCGGTAGCATGGGACATAAAGATAATTTTCTGCATACTTTGGAAGTTTTGGACAATATTTCGCTAAACACTGATAACCTATGGTTGCGTTGGGCTGCCATTCTTCACGATATTGCCAAACCTGTTACGAAAAAATACGATAAAAATTTAGGTTGGACATTTCACGGACACGAGTTCAAAGGCATGAAAATGGTTCCTAAAATATTTTCGAACCTAAAGCTACCCATGAACGAAAAAATGAAATACGTTCAAAAAATGGTGTTGCTTCACCTACGACCAATAATTTTAGCCGACGATTGCGTAACCGATTCGGCAGTCAGGCGTTTACTTTTTGATGCCGGCGATGATATCGACGACCTTATGCTACTGTGCCAAGCCGACGTTACATCAAAAAATCCGGCAAAGGTTAAGCGTTATTTGAACAATTTTGAGATAGTCAAGCAAAAACTAATAGAAATTGAAGAAAAAGATAAGCTTAGGAATTGGCAACCGCCTATTTCTGGAGATGTTATCATGAAAGTGTTTCAGCTACCACCTTGTAAAAAAGTAGGCGATATTAAAACTGAAATCAGAGAAGCAATATTAGAAGGCGAAATTGGCAATAATTACGAAGAGGCTTATCATAAAATGATTGAAATAGCTGAGAAAATGGGACTGAAAGAAGTTGATTTGTCGTGCAGACCTGGGGTGGTGAATGGTGAGTGGTGA